A stretch of DNA from Paenibacillus albus:
TTGCAGAGCAATCTCTAGCAGGTCGATAATCCAAAGGTAGGTAAGATTCAACAGGCTTTGGCTGGTTGCCGGTAGGCAGCCGGCCAAAGTTTTTTATTATTCCGGCAAACGCATCGCGACGCAAACCCGTTACTCGGCGAGCAAGTCCGGATATAGGTCCTTGTACTTATTATAATAATAAATGACTCGCTGTACATAGTGCCTTGTTTCGCCGTACGGCACCTGATCGACCGTCTCCAGCTTTCCGTCCCATGTTCCGGCTTTCAGCCAGCGGTTCACTGTGCCGGGTCCGGCATTATAAGCAGCAATTACGGTATACATATTGCCATCGAACTGATTGTAGAGCGCATTCAAATACCAAGAGCCCATCTCAATTCCGATGTCGGGCTGGTTCGAAATCGCATCAAGTGTGACATTCGTGAACCCGCCGCGTTCAATAATCCATTTGGCCGTATCCGGCATAAGCTGCATGACGCCGATCGCGCCTTTTTTGGATACGACGCCTGGCTTATAGTTCGTCTCCACGCGGATAATTGCGGCGACGAGATGCGGTTCAAGCTTATAGTTGGTCGCGCTAATGACAATATCCGAGCGGTATTTCACCGGATACATCCAATGGCTCATCCATTCCGAGCGTACGAATAATAAAGTTAGAAGAGCAATAACGAGGATGAGAATCACTCTGCGCCGAAATTTATTTCTTCGTTTCTTCTTCATGGCAATCCCTGCTCACGCCAAAATCGTTCTACTTGCTGTTCCGTCTCTGCCAGCGATCCGCTGTTGTCGATGACGTATGTAGCGCGGCGCTTCTTCTCTTCAATATCCAGCTGCAGCCCGATTCGCTGAGAAGCCTGCTCCTCTGTAAGCTGATTTCGCTGCATTAGCCGCTCAAGCTGCACAGCCTGCGGCACATAGACGACCATCACTGCATCGTACATTGCATCTTGTCCCGTTTCGAACAATAAAGGAATATCCGCGACGATCAGCTGATTCGGATCACTCGCTTCATATGCCTCTATTCTGTCCCACATTCGACTCCGAATTGCTGGATGCAGAATCGACTCCAGCTTGCTGAGTCGTTCTGGATTGCCAAACACTAGCTTGCCGACCTCCGGCCGGTTCATTGTGCCGTCTGCATTCAAGACAGCTTGTCCGAACTCAGCAGCAATTGCTGCTAGCGCAGGCTCGCCGGGAAGCACGACTTCCCGAGCGACCTGGTCTGCATCAACAAGCTTGGCGCCGCGCGCGAGAAGCATCGCGCCGACTGTGCTTTTGCCACAAGCGATGCCGCCTGTTAATCCGAGTTTCAATCCATTCACCTCATATTGGAATAAGCCTACACACCACTTACTTACACATTCAATGACATTCTATTCTACATGAGCCGCAAAAAGCCCATTACAATCAGCATAATGCCAGGCAATATCGACAGCGCCTGCATCCCGCGCCAACCCGCGAATCGAAATCCAAGCCTCATGCCGGCAAGCAAAAATAATGCGCTGGCAGTGCATATAACGAAGGCAGTCAGCAGTGGGT
This window harbors:
- a CDS encoding lytic transglycosylase domain-containing protein, with product MKKKRRNKFRRRVILILVIALLTLLFVRSEWMSHWMYPVKYRSDIVISATNYKLEPHLVAAIIRVETNYKPGVVSKKGAIGVMQLMPDTAKWIIERGGFTNVTLDAISNQPDIGIEMGSWYLNALYNQFDGNMYTVIAAYNAGPGTVNRWLKAGTWDGKLETVDQVPYGETRHYVQRVIYYYNKYKDLYPDLLAE
- the coaE gene encoding dephospho-CoA kinase (Dephospho-CoA kinase (CoaE) performs the final step in coenzyme A biosynthesis.), producing MKLGLTGGIACGKSTVGAMLLARGAKLVDADQVAREVVLPGEPALAAIAAEFGQAVLNADGTMNRPEVGKLVFGNPERLSKLESILHPAIRSRMWDRIEAYEASDPNQLIVADIPLLFETGQDAMYDAVMVVYVPQAVQLERLMQRNQLTEEQASQRIGLQLDIEEKKRRATYVIDNSGSLAETEQQVERFWREQGLP